A genomic window from Silene latifolia isolate original U9 population chromosome Y, ASM4854445v1, whole genome shotgun sequence includes:
- the LOC141627826 gene encoding uncharacterized protein LOC141627826: MIFPHMYTWLVEEVGARGYSEGGSSSREQEEDVDRSTTEVSEEEEEEVAIPRHTDGRMILDPNGLWFRSQTVVRGVTNSTQENMTHGVTCWSNASDEDKEMWFNNFRRVFYWPTDLERLVLQRYNDIGKKRLRDNMYKVSKRKKAPSFMKGSSYEEYTKYRNSPEFKEASARNKINRKGGDKNAEVEPTHYGGSQSFHDRVVLDTKKNKGKVPTIVDLFVDTHAKKTSKGKLIFAKEKDQQLYEQFLVRRKNNPEIDDNELWFDLVEGFQRGDVYGAGSAKEIFYPPARRRGSISSQQQPYTPSVVSVLQAQLAARERQDAERERRDAERDDEIRRMKEEMERMNSFFANCNTGWRPQPKDPRDPNYGGGSGAGASFPVM, from the exons atgattttcccgcatatG TACACATGGCTCGTGGAGGAGGTAGGCGCGCGAGGCTATAGTGAGGGAGGTAGTAGCTCCCGAGAACAGGAGGAGGACGTTGACCGTTCTACTACGGAggtgagtgaggaggaggaggaggaggttgctaTACCCCGACATACTGACGGCAGGATGATCCTTGATCCGAATGGTCTttg gtttagaagtcaaacagttgttcgtggtgtgactaatagcacccaagagaacatgacacacggcgttacttgttggagtaacgctagtgatgaagataaggagatgtggttcaacaacttccgg cgtgtgttctattggccaaccgaccttgagcgcctagttttgcaaaggtataatgacattggcaagaagaggctaagggacaacatgtataaggtgtctaagaggaagaaggcgccatctttcatgaaag gttcgtcatatgaggaatataccaagtaccggaacagtcctgagttcaaggaagcatcggcccggaacaagatcaacaggaaaggaggagataagaacgcggaagttgagcctactcattatggagggtctcaatcttttcatgatcgtgtggtgttagat accaagaagaataagggcaaggtacccacgattgttgatctctttgttgacactcacgcaaagaagacaagcaagggcaagttgatcttcgcgaaggaaaaagatcaacagttatat gaacaattccttgtccgtaggaagaacaacccggaaattgatgacaatgagctatggtttgatcttgttgaggggttccaaagaggagatgtgtatggagccgggtcggcaaaggagattttctaccctcctgcaagaagaagagggtcaatttcctcccaacaacaaccttataccccaagtgtcgtaagtgtgctccaagctcaattagccgccagggagaggcaggatgccgagagggagaggcgggatgccgagagagatgatgaaattcggaggatgaaggaggaaatggaacggatgaactccttcttcgccaattgcaacactgggtggcgcccgcaaccaaaggatcctagagatcctaattatggaggtggtagtggagcgggagcaagtttccctgttatgtag